TCAATGGCTTTGTCATCTGAAGGATGGAGCTCAGGAACAGCAAGGCCAAGAGCGGCAGCATTACTAAACGCCTTTCTTGCCATAAGTGGAGTGTCAAGAAATTGCAATGAGTTACTTTCTTGTAATACACTTCTTGCCTCGTTATTATCCTGTCCTCGTGAATCAGCACGATTAAGAAAAGCAAAGGCTCTCAAAGTTGAGTTGACAGAGCGGATTTCATCTACCAAATCGCTAACTTTTTCGAGTGTCCAAACGTCAAAAGATCGAGGGACAAAAGGAACAAGTAAAACATCTGCAACAGTTAGAGCAGCTCTTTGGCTTGTGGTGTCCCTTCCTCCAGTGTCAATGACAATGTCGTTATATTTATGAAGTAAGCGTTTAATCTCGTTGCGCACAGCAATTCCGGTTAGTTTAATGCAAGTGTATCCTGCACCCCCATCCCGTCTCTCATTCCTTAAGGTGGTAAAATCGGTTGCAGTCTCCTGATCATCAGCATCCACTAAAAGCACATCATGCCCATGTGTTGCGCGCATAATGGCTAAATTAGTTGCGACAGTTGTTTTACCGCTACCGCCCTTTATTCCGCCAATAGTTACTATCATCTGTATATCCGTAAGATATTTATTAGATATATATAATATATCATAATAATATATTGCGTCAACATGGTGAGATACAGATAATATTTAAACACTATTGGCGTGGAGCTGTGGCCAGCGCAGGAAATGCAGAGGAGTTTTTTATGAGTCAAAGGTTTTCCTTGCAAAGAAACTGAAAGGCATTTCAGATGTTTTTAATACATCGTCAAAGCCGTCTTTTTTTATTTCGGTAATAAGGATACACCTGTCTTTACACATAACAACAACTCCGTTTGAGTGTTTTAACGTGATGTTTCCTGGGACGCTGACTATCTTTCTTTCCAATAATACAGTTTTCCAGAGGACTATTTTTGTGCCGTTAAGGAAAGTAAATGCTCCCGGTAAGCCCTTTCCATTAAGTCCCCTTACAAGGTTGTGAACATCTGAGGCGCTCATTCTGTCCCAGAGTATTCTGCCGTCATCAGGGTAGCGTTTACAGTAGTATGTACCCTCTTGCGGGTCTTGTTTTAGTGCTCTAACCGTGTTGGAGGCAATCTGTGTTACGGCATTAACGAGGATTTCCTGGAATATATCCAGCGTTTTGTTTATTATCTCTCCAGCTGTTTCATCAGGAGCTATTGGATACAGTCTTTGCTCGATTATATCCCCCGTGTCTATTCCTTCATCAACATAGAGTACGGCACAACCGCCTGAGAGTTCACCGTTTATCACTTGCCAGTTTATTGGGGAACCGCCGCGGTACTCCGGCAGCTTTCCACCGTGAAGGTTTATTGTCCCGCGTGTTGGAATTGCCAGGATATCTTTTTTGAGGATTTTTGTGTATCCGGAAAGTATCATTAGATCTAAGGACAATGACCTCATATCGCTTATAAATTCTATACTATTTACGTTCTGTGGTACGTAGGTGGATATGCCCAACTGTTGAGCTGTGCTAAAGACGGAGTCATTTCCCATTTTATTTGGTTCAACCACCACGGCTGCGGGCTTAAAACCGGCCTCACACAGGCTCAACAAGCACTTAACACCACGCAGGCCATTACCGAAATACGCAATATTCATCTCTATCTTATCTTAACTCAAATGTAAATGTTATATAAACACTGCAGATAAAAGGAGAGTATCATACACTTTAACTCCTATATAGTGCTTTAGTAAAAATAAACACCTTGCACAAATTAAAATGATTGGGTATGATAATGAAATTGATGTACGATGACGTGTTGTTTAGTACATAACCCTAAGGCACAATAACGATGGACAGCGTTAAGATAACAATAATAGGCAGCGGGGTCATAGGGTTGTCTATTGCTGCGGAGTTGTCTAAATACCACGCAGATATCTTGCTTGTGGAAAGGCACGGAAAGCAGGGGCAGGAGACAAGCAGCCGTAGCAGCGAGGTTATCCATAGTGGCATATACTACAAAAATAACTCTCTTAAGGCTAAACTCTGTGTTGAAGGGGCTGCGCTTTTGTATGAGTACTGTGAAAAAAACTCCGTGGCTCACTTAAAGACAGGGAAACTGATAGTGGCAGTAACTAAAGAGGAACGAGAGGACTTAGAGTCGCTGTTTAAACACGGTACAGATGAAAACGGTGTTAAAAACCTTCGGCTTATTGATGCAGCAGAAGCCGCTAAAATTGATCCATGCATTAAGGCTGCCGCCGCCATACATTCCCCCGACACCGGCATTGTTGATTCCCACTCTCTGATGAGTCGTCTAAGCACTGAGGCTGCCGCAAAAGGTGTTGTTTTTTCATTTAATACGGAAATCAATTTTATTGAAAAAAAAACTCCCGGCGGCTACATCTTAGGTGTAAAGGACAGCGATTATAGGTTTTTCTCGCACATTGTGATAAATGCCTCAGGGCTAAGTTCAGATCGTGTGGCCTCCATGGCCGGCATTGACGTAGATGAGGCAGGGTACAGATTAAGTTATTGTAAAGGCTCGTATTTTACATACTCTGGAACCCCCCCGCCGTGTAGAATGCTGGTATATCCGCTGCCTGAAAGACAGCTTAAGGGATTGGGAATTCATGCAACGGTGGATATGGCTGGCAGACTGCGCTTTGGTCCCGACACCGAGGATGTTGATGAAATTGACTACAGGGTGGATGCAGGAAAGGGACAGATGTTTTTTGAAAGCGCAAGCAAATACATTAAAAACCTTAAGCGAGATGCTCTTGCTGCCGATATGGCAGGAGTTCGCCCTAAACTAAAGGGCGGAGATTTTATTATTACCCACGAACATCTGCGTGGACTTGAGGGTTTTATAAATTTGATAGGAATAGAGTCCCCGGGTCTTACCGCCTGTATCTCCATTGCCCGCATGGTAAGCGCCATGGTGAGGGACGTATAAGAGTGTTTTTCAGCAGATTGCCCATATAAACGCAGATGAAAAAAACCAATCTGTGAAAATCAGCGGCTGAATCCTTAAAAATTCAATCAAACATCTTTTGTGCGACATATAATAAGTGAAAACTCCTTGACTTCACAGATAAAATTGCAATATAATTATTTTGCTCATTAAAGCAACCAAGAAAATGGATGATAAAGGGTGTAATAATGTTTTAATAACCGGAGGGGCTGGTTTTATTGGCTCTTACGTGTGTAAGTTGATCCTGGGGCTTGGCTACCAGCCGGTGGTGCTGGATGCCTTCATACAGTACATCTCCCCGTTTGAAAGCAGCTATCAGAAGTATCTTGAATACAGGTTTAAGGACACTAAAAGCAGGATAATATTTGAGCGCGGCGATACCAGGGATAAAAACGACGTAAGAAGGTTAATGTCCCTCTATAAGCCGCAGTATATAATACATCTGGCGGCACTTCCGATAGCCGACCTTAGCTACACCCATCCCCAGGAGGCAATAAGCAGCATAATAAACGCTACCGTCAACATTCTGGACACTATAAATGAGCATAACTTTGTTAAAAGATTTGTCTATATATCGTCAAGCATGGTATATGGGGATTTTAAGGAGATTCCTGCCCCTGAGGACCATCCTAAGAGCCCAAAAGATATCTATGGCGGGACAAAACTTGCCGGCGAAATTCTGACAGAGACCTACAGCCGCCGCTTTGGTATAAAATACACGATAATAAGGCCATCTGCTGTCTATGGCCCCACGGATGTTAACCGGCGGGTAAGCCAGGTGTTTATCGAAAACGCTATGAAAGGCGAAAAACTCATCGTTCACGGCGGAGGGGAAAACATTTTGGATTTCACGTATGTCGAGGACATTGCCCAGGGGATAGTTAAGGCCACATTTTCACCGGGCGGAGAAAATCAAATCTTTAATATAACCAGAGGGCAAGGTCGTTCCCTGTTAGAGTATGCCGAGCTTCTAAGAAAATATTTTCCGAAGCTTGAGATACAAACGAAGCCGTTTATAGTTTACAGGCCTAAGAGGGGAGCTCTTTCTATAAAAAAAGCGCAGGAGTTAACCGGTTACTCTCCCATGTATTGTCTTGAGGATGGACTGGATCACTATATAGATTTTATGAGAGAGCTTGAGGATTGTAAGTGAGCCATATTTCGCTTTGCAGGGCGCTTATCGAGGATGAGGAGCTGCGGGCGGTGGAGGCTGTATTAAAAAGCGGGTGGCTCACTCATGGCCCTAAAAACACCGAATTTGAAACTCTGTTTGCTTCATACTTAGGTGTAAAACACGCCATTGCAATGAACTCCTGCACATCGGCACTGTTTTTGGCCATAGCGGCAAATAACATAAAGGGAGATGTTCTGCTTCCCTCCTTTACCTTTGTTGCCTCGGCAAATGCCGTGGTCACAGCAGGCGCAAGGCCTATTTTTGTGGATATCTCCTATGACGACTGCAACATTGACCCGTATTTGCTGGAAAATGCGCTTACTCCGCAAACAGAGGCACTAATGGTTGTACATTATGCCGGCCAGTGCTGTGATATGAAGACAATTTCGGAATTTGTCAAAAAGCATAAATTGGTTCTGATAGAGGATTCGGCAGAAACAATAGGTGGCACTTATGAGGGCAAAATGAGTGGCAGCTGGGGTATCGGCTGTTTTTCCTTTTTTCCCACAAAAAATATAACAACAGGCGAGGGTGGGATGTTTACCACAAATGATGATGTACTGGCTGAGCATGTCCGGGCTCTCATTGGACATGGGATAAAGAAAACCACTGCAGAGCGGGTCTCAGAGGGCAGGGCTTGGTACAGGGAGGCCAGCTATCCCGGGTATAATTTCAGGTTAAGCAATATTTTGGCGGCTCTTGGCGTGGAACAGATGAAAAAACTGGACAGGATGAACGCCTTAAGAAGGCAGCACAGCGCATATCTTATGGAAAAATTAAAGGACGTTTCTGAGATATCCCTTCCTGTGGAAAAACCGGGTCGTCTGCACGTGTATCAGATGTTTACTATAAAGGTGAAAAGAATAGGTATGAGGGATAGGCTTGTGCGGTATTTGAAAGAGCGGGAGATAGAAGCCTCAGTGCACTTTGACCCTCCAGCACATCTCCATAGTGCATATAAAGACATGTGTAAAGCCAAACTTCCGGTAACTGAGGCTGTCTCTTCAAGCATAGTAACCCTGCCCATGTTTCCACAGTTGACTGTTGCAGAGCTTGATACAATCGCTGGAGCGATAAAGGACTATTTTAGTGGTGGATAAGTCTTTGAATAAGGTTGTTGTTTTTATTCCTGCTTATAACGAGGAGGAAACGATAGCCTTTGCCATAGATAAAGTATGTGAGCTGTATCCTGAAAGTGTAACTGCAGAGAAAAATTATTTTGTTGAAATATTGGTTGTAAACGATGGCTCTGTTGACAAAACAGAGGAAATAGCAGAATCAAAAGGAGTAAGGGTGGTTTCCCATCCCACAAATATGGGACTTGGTGCGGCAACTCGAATAGCTATGATGACAGCTTATGAGATGGGGGCTGATGTTGCAGTTAAACTCGACGCAGATCTGCAGCACGACCCTGCTGATATAGAGAAAGTAGTTATGCCCATCCTGTTTGGTAAGGCCGATATATGCTGGGGATCGAGATTTGCCGGCAAAATTCACTATAAGATGCCGATAATCAGACGGTTAGGAAACATGTTTTTTACATGGCTTATGAATCAGCTGACTCCTTATGGTATTTCGGATGCACAGACTGGGCTTATGGCTTACGGCAAACGTTATTTGGCAGTGTTTGAGCTCTTTGGAAGCTACAACCCGCCTCAGCAGCTACTGATAGATGCTAGCAATAAGTTTATGAAGTATGCGGAGGTTCCGGTTGTGTTTTATGAAAGGAAAACTGGCAGATCGTTTGTCAGTTTAAGATACCCTTTTTATGTGTTTATAAATATTTTGCGCATTATGATTTACGGTAGTCCACTGAAGTTGTTTACAGCCATTGGTTCTGTTATGGTTATTTTTTCTATTATATATTTTATAGCAAGTACTATTTTTGAAAAATACTTAATGAATTTTCCAATTCTTTTAGTAAACAACCTTTCCCTTGCAACCTTAATTGTCGGTTTACAGTGTTTCTTTTTTGGCATACTGGCCGATCTCTTAATTAAAAGACGAAGGTGAAGACACTTAGCAGATGACAATAAAATCTTTTATAAAGATGTTCAGGCATTTTTTAAATTTGAAACCTACAAGTGGACAGATAATCAATGCAATGAAGTATTCATCGCATTATTTCACCAATTCTTTTCCATACTATTTGAATTACAATCCTATCAGCGTAGGCTTTTATATTACGTATAAGTGTAACATTAAATGCCCTCACTGCTTTAGCACTGCTATAAACAAGAAAGAGTATCTTCAGGAAACGATGTCTTTGGAGGAGTTTGAAAGCATCGTAACCCATAGAAACCTTATAGATACCTTCAGAGTGTCGTTTGTTGGAGGGGAGCCTCTTTTGCATCCTGATTTGTTCAAGATGATCGAATTATGTACAAGGCATCAAAAGTTAACCATGTTTCCATCTAACGGCCTTGTTGTCAATGAACGGCTGGATGAGTTTAAAAAAACCTCTCTTACAACAATACAGATAAGTTTATATGACAATTATATTGAAAAACAGATGAAAAATGCCGCTCTGATAAGAAAAGCAAATCCAGGCATCGAGGTCTCTCTATCCAGAATTGTGACGAAAGAAAGGGAGTCGTATTTATTTATGGAAGAGGTTATAAAGATGGCAAAAGGCCTTGGTCTGGAAAATATATGTTTTCAAAACTTTGTAGCAAAAGACAAAACCCATTCCCATCTATCAATTTACGAGGAGGATGAGGATGTATTGCAGTATCTGAAGGAGATAAAGTCGAAATATGGACGGGAGTTTAATATATTGTTTCCGGCTCCACTAAGTAAGAATGCCGGATGGCGGTTTTGCTACGACTTCTATACAGTTGTATTTGTGAGAAAGGGGGGAGTAATAACGCCGTGCAGCACTGTAGTGCCGCCGTATAAGATGCCTCAGACCATATATGATGATAATTTCTGGAATACTAAATCTTTCTTAGACCTCAGAAAAAACCATAACAGCACACCTCCATTTGACTCTTTGTGTGACTTCTGTTATAAAAGTGCCCGCTACACAAGAGCTTTTATATAAAGAGGCCTTGCCTTTTCATACGGTGTTTTATTAGACTACTGTGGAGACGTACTTTAGCGGAAAAGACGGAAAAACAGGAGGGACAGCATGTTTGACAGTGTTTTAATCAATGTACCTCTAAGCAGTCCGTTACATCCTCAGAGCAATATTATTTTTCTGAAAGGATTCCTAAAGCAAAACGGATACAAGACGAAAGTATATGACACCAACATCAAATTCATTAATTGGTTTTTGTCGGATACTTTTCGCCACATAAAAGACATTGAGTACATGGATAATCCTGTCCGGATGTTAGCCCTGTACAACGAAATAGAGAAGGCCCTGTACGACCGCAGCGCCAAATACAGGGGTTTTTCCTTAGATATTAGGAATGTTGGTATGGCCTACAACAGGACGGTTTTTGAGGAGGTCATCAAAAGTGTAAGCGACAAAGAGGCCAACCCTTTCATTGAGTACTATAAGAAGTTTGTTTCTGAGGAATTAAAACCGCTATCTCCTAAAATTGTTGGTATAGGTATAATTTTTCAGGATCAGATAATACCGGCCTTTACGCTGGCAAACATAGTGAGAGATGTGCTTCCAGATACAAAAATAGTCCTTGGCGGGCAAATAATAACGCGCTGTTATGACACTATGACAGAAAGTGGCCTGCTTGACAGATTTTGGGACTATCTGGTTTTGTGGGACGGGGAATTGCCGCTGGCAGACATTCATAAAACTCTCCTTGATAAGCAACCTGCAGAAATGACCAACGTTATAGTAAAGAACCAATCAGGGGCGGTTATAGACAGACACTCATATGGTTTTGATCTGGATAGCCTTCAAAGGCCTGATATTGAGGACATAGATTATAATGAGTACCTGTTTCCGGAGATGTTGATCCCACTTCAAACGGCAAGAGGGTGTTATGGCACGTGTGAGTTTTGTGCGATTCCTTTTGGTTCCAACGCGGGGTTCAGGCAGCGGTCAGTGGAGCATTTGATTGAGGACATTTTGGCTATCCGGCAGCATACGGGCGAAAAATACGGAAAAGAGGCATTGTATTTTAAGTTTATGGATGACACCTCGGCCCCTGCTACTTTGACAAAATTATCAAAAGAAATAGAGATCATGGGACTCAACGTGCAGTGGGAAACCTTTGTGCGCCTCGAAAAAGCGTTTGAAGACGAGGAACTAATGGCTCAACTGTACCGTGGGGGTTGCAGAAAACTTATGTGGGGACTTGAGACCACAGACCCTGTGATTCTTAAAGATATGAATAAGAAGATAACCCCTGTTCAGACAACAAAAGTTCTTAACTCCACGGCAAAGGCCGGAATAATGAACTTTGTTTTCGTACTGATAGGCTTCCCTGGTGAGACAGCGCAGCAAAGGGACGCTCTTGCGGATTATATTATAGCAAATCAGGATATTCACGTCCTAACCATTGCCACTTTTGACTTGACAAAGGGCTCGAGAATTCAAGGTAATCTGACATATCCTAACACCTATGGCCTGGAGTTCAGCAGACCGGAGGGTTTTGAGGTTCGGCTGCCTTATACGGTAAACGGCGGCAACTGGAAAGAGGAAATGGTCAAAGAGGCCCAGCGGTTGCTGGTAAAAATAATAAGAGAGCGGCCAGATATAGGTTTTGTAAGCCTGTTTCCCGACCAGGTGCGCGGCATTCTGTGCAACAGACACGGAAACGACTGGGGGCGGACGTTTCTTTCTAGGTTTGGAGAGGACAACATCAGAGAATTGCTGCTTGCAACAGAGCGGTATGTGAGTGCATTTGAAGAGTGTCAGGAGATAGACCTGTCAATTTTGCCAGAGCCTCTGAAACGTGAACATTTGAGGACAAAAGAGGACATTAAGTCTATCTCCGATGCTATAAACAGGAGAAAGGAGTACCAGAGCAGGAGAGTTAACCAGCTTTGACCCTATCCTCCTATTTAACCGGAGCGGAGAGCTATTTGCATGAACCCGTTCAAAGGGAATGGTTAAAAAGACTTTTTAATAAAGCAGGGCAAGGTTGTTCCCTGTTTTCTGATGCAGGAGACAAAGCTGAGATTCATGAGGAGTTCAGAAACCGCATACGTACGGAGGAGATAAAGGCCTGGTATAGCTGTCAGGAGGGGGATAGTCTTTTTCAGGGGACGTCCATATCTTCTTTGACTATTCCAGGGGTGTTTACGGAGCCGGTAAGATTCGACAACATTGGGCAACTTCAGGAGGTTATTGCACAGAGCTACATAGAAAATCACTGGAGAACTGCCCCCCATGTAAAGGCAGCCATTATGGAGGATGTTGGCAAATGGCTGGATAGTGGCCTGTTTTATTGTGTGGTTGTTGCCTCAAAGGTAATTTCACAGGCGTTTTCTTTAAAGGTGCGATACGAAGATGTGGTGTTAAAGGTAGATGATTTTTTGGTTGATCCCCATGAGATAACCTCATATCCATACGATGTAAGGGTAAAGTACTTTGACACGGTTAAAGAGAGAATAGAGTGTTTTGGGGATCTGGACATCAGTCGTCAGGAGTTGGAGTCAAGTCTTATTTTGGCAGACATAAGCAAGCCAAAAATAGAGCGCTTCAAGGACAATATAATATTAGCCCCCGTAAGGTGTAACGACATAGCTGCTGCAATGGCTAAAAACATAAAAAAACTGATTACAGAAAAAACACAAAGCCGGATAAAACCGGCATCCATAGCAGTCGTTATTTATGATACCGATACCCCTTATACGTACTATCATATTACAGGGGCTGATGCGGATGGCATGTCGCCACAGATGCCTGGCCTGACCGTGCTGGGTTCAAGTGGTACGATAGATGCACTCCGGTGGCTTTATATCTACAGAGTAAGTCTCATAGCACAGAAGATGATGAAAAGCTCTCTGTACTCGGAGGTGCACAGAAGGTTTATT
This region of Nitrospirota bacterium genomic DNA includes:
- a CDS encoding AAA family ATPase, producing the protein MIVTIGGIKGGSGKTTVATNLAIMRATHGHDVLLVDADDQETATDFTTLRNERRDGGAGYTCIKLTGIAVRNEIKRLLHKYNDIVIDTGGRDTTSQRAALTVADVLLVPFVPRSFDVWTLEKVSDLVDEIRSVNSTLRAFAFLNRADSRGQDNNEARSVLQESNSLQFLDTPLMARKAFSNAAALGLAVPELHPSDDKAIDEITILFRYLYDIK
- a CDS encoding methionyl-tRNA formyltransferase, with protein sequence MNIAYFGNGLRGVKCLLSLCEAGFKPAAVVVEPNKMGNDSVFSTAQQLGISTYVPQNVNSIEFISDMRSLSLDLMILSGYTKILKKDILAIPTRGTINLHGGKLPEYRGGSPINWQVINGELSGGCAVLYVDEGIDTGDIIEQRLYPIAPDETAGEIINKTLDIFQEILVNAVTQIASNTVRALKQDPQEGTYYCKRYPDDGRILWDRMSASDVHNLVRGLNGKGLPGAFTFLNGTKIVLWKTVLLERKIVSVPGNITLKHSNGVVVMCKDRCILITEIKKDGFDDVLKTSEMPFSFFARKTFDS
- a CDS encoding NAD(P)/FAD-dependent oxidoreductase — encoded protein: MDSVKITIIGSGVIGLSIAAELSKYHADILLVERHGKQGQETSSRSSEVIHSGIYYKNNSLKAKLCVEGAALLYEYCEKNSVAHLKTGKLIVAVTKEEREDLESLFKHGTDENGVKNLRLIDAAEAAKIDPCIKAAAAIHSPDTGIVDSHSLMSRLSTEAAAKGVVFSFNTEINFIEKKTPGGYILGVKDSDYRFFSHIVINASGLSSDRVASMAGIDVDEAGYRLSYCKGSYFTYSGTPPPCRMLVYPLPERQLKGLGIHATVDMAGRLRFGPDTEDVDEIDYRVDAGKGQMFFESASKYIKNLKRDALAADMAGVRPKLKGGDFIITHEHLRGLEGFINLIGIESPGLTACISIARMVSAMVRDV
- a CDS encoding NAD-dependent epimerase/dehydratase family protein; this translates as MDDKGCNNVLITGGAGFIGSYVCKLILGLGYQPVVLDAFIQYISPFESSYQKYLEYRFKDTKSRIIFERGDTRDKNDVRRLMSLYKPQYIIHLAALPIADLSYTHPQEAISSIINATVNILDTINEHNFVKRFVYISSSMVYGDFKEIPAPEDHPKSPKDIYGGTKLAGEILTETYSRRFGIKYTIIRPSAVYGPTDVNRRVSQVFIENAMKGEKLIVHGGGENILDFTYVEDIAQGIVKATFSPGGENQIFNITRGQGRSLLEYAELLRKYFPKLEIQTKPFIVYRPKRGALSIKKAQELTGYSPMYCLEDGLDHYIDFMRELEDCK
- a CDS encoding DegT/DnrJ/EryC1/StrS aminotransferase family protein, with the protein product MSHISLCRALIEDEELRAVEAVLKSGWLTHGPKNTEFETLFASYLGVKHAIAMNSCTSALFLAIAANNIKGDVLLPSFTFVASANAVVTAGARPIFVDISYDDCNIDPYLLENALTPQTEALMVVHYAGQCCDMKTISEFVKKHKLVLIEDSAETIGGTYEGKMSGSWGIGCFSFFPTKNITTGEGGMFTTNDDVLAEHVRALIGHGIKKTTAERVSEGRAWYREASYPGYNFRLSNILAALGVEQMKKLDRMNALRRQHSAYLMEKLKDVSEISLPVEKPGRLHVYQMFTIKVKRIGMRDRLVRYLKEREIEASVHFDPPAHLHSAYKDMCKAKLPVTEAVSSSIVTLPMFPQLTVAELDTIAGAIKDYFSGG
- a CDS encoding glycosyltransferase family 2 protein, producing the protein MNKVVVFIPAYNEEETIAFAIDKVCELYPESVTAEKNYFVEILVVNDGSVDKTEEIAESKGVRVVSHPTNMGLGAATRIAMMTAYEMGADVAVKLDADLQHDPADIEKVVMPILFGKADICWGSRFAGKIHYKMPIIRRLGNMFFTWLMNQLTPYGISDAQTGLMAYGKRYLAVFELFGSYNPPQQLLIDASNKFMKYAEVPVVFYERKTGRSFVSLRYPFYVFINILRIMIYGSPLKLFTAIGSVMVIFSIIYFIASTIFEKYLMNFPILLVNNLSLATLIVGLQCFFFGILADLLIKRRR
- a CDS encoding radical SAM protein — its product is MTIKSFIKMFRHFLNLKPTSGQIINAMKYSSHYFTNSFPYYLNYNPISVGFYITYKCNIKCPHCFSTAINKKEYLQETMSLEEFESIVTHRNLIDTFRVSFVGGEPLLHPDLFKMIELCTRHQKLTMFPSNGLVVNERLDEFKKTSLTTIQISLYDNYIEKQMKNAALIRKANPGIEVSLSRIVTKERESYLFMEEVIKMAKGLGLENICFQNFVAKDKTHSHLSIYEEDEDVLQYLKEIKSKYGREFNILFPAPLSKNAGWRFCYDFYTVVFVRKGGVITPCSTVVPPYKMPQTIYDDNFWNTKSFLDLRKNHNSTPPFDSLCDFCYKSARYTRAFI
- a CDS encoding radical SAM protein, which codes for MFDSVLINVPLSSPLHPQSNIIFLKGFLKQNGYKTKVYDTNIKFINWFLSDTFRHIKDIEYMDNPVRMLALYNEIEKALYDRSAKYRGFSLDIRNVGMAYNRTVFEEVIKSVSDKEANPFIEYYKKFVSEELKPLSPKIVGIGIIFQDQIIPAFTLANIVRDVLPDTKIVLGGQIITRCYDTMTESGLLDRFWDYLVLWDGELPLADIHKTLLDKQPAEMTNVIVKNQSGAVIDRHSYGFDLDSLQRPDIEDIDYNEYLFPEMLIPLQTARGCYGTCEFCAIPFGSNAGFRQRSVEHLIEDILAIRQHTGEKYGKEALYFKFMDDTSAPATLTKLSKEIEIMGLNVQWETFVRLEKAFEDEELMAQLYRGGCRKLMWGLETTDPVILKDMNKKITPVQTTKVLNSTAKAGIMNFVFVLIGFPGETAQQRDALADYIIANQDIHVLTIATFDLTKGSRIQGNLTYPNTYGLEFSRPEGFEVRLPYTVNGGNWKEEMVKEAQRLLVKIIRERPDIGFVSLFPDQVRGILCNRHGNDWGRTFLSRFGEDNIRELLLATERYVSAFEECQEIDLSILPEPLKREHLRTKEDIKSISDAINRRKEYQSRRVNQL